Proteins encoded together in one Mycobacterium simiae window:
- the iniC gene encoding isoniazid-induced dynamin-like GTPase IniC encodes MSTSDRVRAILGGTIQAYRGEPAFRHRPDVFYELDRIGARLNEPIRIALAGTLKAGKSTLLNALVGQEVAPTDATEATRIVTWYRRGPTPKVTANHWGGRRSNVPIGRGGGPHGGLTFDFRMLNPADVADLDVEWPAEELIDTTIVDTPGTSSLTREASQRTLRLLVPPDGVPRVDAVVFLLRTLNAADVALLKQIGHLVGGSAGALGIVGVASRADEIGAGRIDAMLSAADVAKRFTREMNQTGICQAVVPVSGLLALTARTLRQSEFIALQKLAGADKAELSKAMLSVDRFVRADSPLPVDAATRAQLLDRFGMFGLRISLAVLASGVGDAAGLADELLERSGLVALREVIDQQFAQRSDLLKAHTALLSLRRFVEVFPIVATPYIIADIDPLLADTHAFEELRLLGQLSSRPTTLNEDEIASLRRIIGGFGTRAASRLGLSDDTDAHEGPRAAFAAAQRWRRRAEHPLNDPFTTRACRAAVRSAEAMVADFAAQGYNIQP; translated from the coding sequence GTGAGCACTAGCGATCGAGTCCGTGCAATTCTGGGCGGGACCATCCAGGCCTACCGTGGCGAGCCCGCGTTCCGGCATCGGCCCGATGTTTTCTACGAACTGGATCGCATCGGTGCCCGGCTGAACGAACCGATTCGCATCGCGTTGGCCGGCACGCTCAAGGCCGGAAAGTCGACTCTGCTCAACGCTCTGGTCGGACAAGAGGTCGCACCGACCGACGCCACCGAAGCGACCCGGATCGTCACGTGGTACCGACGCGGGCCGACGCCGAAGGTCACCGCGAACCATTGGGGCGGAAGACGTTCCAACGTTCCAATCGGTCGCGGCGGCGGGCCGCACGGCGGGCTGACGTTCGACTTCAGGATGCTCAACCCCGCCGACGTGGCCGACCTGGACGTGGAATGGCCCGCCGAAGAACTCATCGACACCACCATCGTGGACACCCCGGGAACGTCGTCGCTGACCCGGGAGGCCTCGCAGCGCACGCTGAGACTGCTGGTACCGCCCGACGGCGTGCCGCGGGTCGACGCGGTGGTGTTCCTGTTGCGCACCCTCAACGCGGCAGATGTCGCTCTGCTCAAGCAGATTGGGCACCTCGTCGGCGGATCTGCGGGAGCCTTGGGCATTGTGGGGGTGGCGTCCCGGGCCGACGAGATCGGCGCGGGGCGCATCGATGCGATGCTGTCGGCGGCCGACGTGGCCAAGCGATTCACCCGCGAGATGAACCAGACCGGCATCTGCCAGGCGGTGGTGCCGGTGTCAGGGTTACTGGCGTTGACCGCGCGCACGCTGCGGCAAAGCGAGTTCATTGCGCTGCAGAAGCTGGCCGGCGCCGACAAGGCCGAGCTCAGCAAGGCCATGCTCAGCGTCGACCGCTTTGTCCGGGCCGACAGCCCACTGCCCGTCGATGCGGCAACACGCGCCCAGTTGCTGGACCGGTTCGGCATGTTCGGGCTGCGGATCTCACTTGCGGTGCTGGCCAGCGGAGTCGGCGACGCTGCCGGCCTGGCCGACGAATTGCTGGAGCGCAGTGGGCTTGTCGCCCTGCGTGAGGTCATCGATCAGCAGTTCGCGCAACGATCCGACCTGCTCAAGGCGCATACCGCGCTACTGTCGCTGCGCCGGTTCGTCGAGGTGTTCCCGATTGTCGCGACGCCGTACATCATCGCCGATATCGATCCGCTGCTGGCCGACACCCACGCCTTCGAAGAGCTCCGCCTTCTCGGCCAATTATCTTCTCGCCCAACGACGTTGAACGAAGATGAGATCGCGTCACTGCGCCGCATCATTGGCGGATTTGGCACCCGTGCGGCCAGTCGGCTGGGCCTGAGTGACGACACCGACGCCCACGAAGGGCCGCGGGCCGCTTTCGCTGCGGCGCAACGCTGGCGACGCCGCGCCGAGCACCCGCTCAACGACCCGTTCACCACCAGGGCGTGTCGGGCCGCGGTGCGCAGCGCCGAAGCCATGGTCGCCGACTTCGCGGCGCAGGGATACAACATCCAGCCTTAG
- a CDS encoding Rv0340 family IniB-related protein → MANSLLDFVISLVRDPDAAARYAANPAQAIADAHLTDVTSADVNNLIPVVTDSLSMTAAGGPAAGQPAAEHGNVWASGAAAAALDAFTPHAPAAAVDSHSWDARVIHQPAAPASVTPAPDPRPLGADPHELSPQFTGVAEADIPVDHGGLPPDELSLWDHPVNHQHPGDPQHHDFGLHG, encoded by the coding sequence GTGGCAAACTCATTGCTCGATTTCGTCATCTCGCTCGTGCGTGACCCCGACGCCGCGGCGCGCTATGCGGCCAACCCCGCGCAAGCTATTGCCGACGCCCATCTCACCGATGTCACCAGCGCCGATGTCAACAACTTGATCCCTGTGGTCACCGACTCGTTGTCGATGACCGCTGCTGGTGGCCCTGCCGCGGGACAGCCGGCCGCCGAACACGGCAACGTCTGGGCAAGCGGTGCGGCTGCCGCCGCTCTGGATGCGTTCACGCCGCATGCCCCGGCCGCGGCGGTCGACTCACACAGCTGGGACGCCCGAGTGATCCACCAACCAGCCGCCCCGGCGTCCGTCACGCCGGCGCCGGACCCGCGTCCGCTCGGGGCCGACCCCCATGAGCTTTCGCCGCAGTTCACTGGTGTTGCCGAGGCGGATATCCCGGTCGACCATGGCGGCTTACCGCCCGACGAACTGAGTCTGTGGGACCACCCGGTCAACCATCAGCATCCCGGCGACCCTCAGCATCACGACTTCGGTCTGCACGGTTAG
- a CDS encoding IniB N-terminal domain-containing protein, producing the protein MDRLIQYILDLFRDPDAARAFVAGPGQAMTNAGLINVAPAEFSSALASAVPGVPLGVGDPVVGLQQVLADQYGYDPGYGYDGYDGYGGYDGYGGYDPGYGYGPGLVGAVAQDAGVLVGDAVAPVVDGAGIALGLGSAIAGNFGAGLLGAVDAGLYGGTYGGFGWQPGWGGFGPGTGECGPGFGPGWGGFRPGWGEFRPGWGFHEHGWGHPRPGWDGFRPGWDGFRPGWDGFRPAAGEFGAGTGFGGGFGGGFGGGIGLGVDVNAGLGLGFGGGAHTGFSAGFGAGGLAGLGLQTGFGGRAGLGLGVETGGRAGFGVGGEAGFGGGVGLSGAGGLGGRAGLGEGVGLHAGGGFEGGAAVGGRAGLGGETDAGFGGGAALGGRAGGGFGAAGQAGGGFGADAGAEAGVGFAGEAGAGFGGRSAVGGGFGGAFGGAGQAGGQAGAGLAAQNVGNLGGQVNLGGQAGAGFGAGGQAGGGFGGAFGGGGQVGGQVNVGGQAGAGLAAQNVGNLGGQASLGGQAGAGFGAGGQAGGGFGGALGGAGQAGGQANLGGQVGGGFGGALGGAGQAGGQANLGGQVGGGFGGALGGAGQAGGQANLGVGGNAALGAGPSGQAGLIASEGAALNGAATPHVAGPLGGIGVGGQGGAAAAGGAGLGIGGSRGTAALSGEGGFGGHAAAPAATPAVAGGAGLGGHATGAAGVGVGGAELGGHATGAAGAGGGLPGGAPNGGIAAGGAAHGGIIGQDGAALGGGGSTGGAGGIAGGIPGHGPAGPAGHGPTGQGPIGQGPAGAGPVIQGGGGAGGSVGGHTTTPGAGGGHGGAGTPVIHEPAQQAPVQHSPAPIEHSPAPVQHSPAPIEHAPVQHAPAPHSPSVFEGTPHAPAPMHEPAPHPAPTHIGGPHG; encoded by the coding sequence ATGGACCGACTGATCCAATACATCCTGGATCTGTTCCGCGACCCGGACGCGGCGCGCGCTTTCGTCGCCGGTCCGGGACAGGCGATGACCAATGCCGGCCTGATCAATGTGGCTCCGGCGGAGTTCTCATCCGCGCTGGCCAGCGCCGTCCCAGGCGTGCCGCTTGGGGTGGGCGACCCTGTCGTCGGTTTGCAACAGGTGCTGGCCGACCAGTACGGCTACGACCCGGGCTACGGCTATGACGGCTATGACGGCTATGGGGGTTATGACGGTTACGGCGGCTACGACCCCGGCTACGGCTACGGACCGGGTCTGGTCGGCGCCGTGGCTCAGGACGCAGGCGTCCTGGTCGGTGATGCGGTCGCGCCGGTTGTCGACGGCGCCGGCATCGCTCTAGGCCTCGGGAGCGCGATCGCGGGCAATTTCGGTGCGGGCTTGCTCGGTGCGGTCGACGCCGGACTGTACGGCGGGACATATGGCGGGTTTGGCTGGCAGCCCGGATGGGGCGGGTTCGGCCCGGGCACCGGCGAGTGCGGCCCCGGATTCGGGCCCGGCTGGGGAGGCTTCCGTCCGGGCTGGGGCGAGTTCCGGCCCGGTTGGGGATTCCACGAGCACGGGTGGGGACATCCGCGCCCCGGTTGGGATGGCTTCCGGCCTGGTTGGGATGGCTTCCGGCCCGGTTGGGACGGGTTTCGCCCTGCCGCAGGCGAATTCGGTGCGGGGACCGGTTTCGGTGGAGGTTTCGGTGGGGGCTTCGGCGGCGGTATCGGGTTGGGTGTTGATGTCAATGCCGGCCTGGGGCTTGGGTTCGGCGGCGGCGCCCACACTGGCTTCAGCGCCGGCTTCGGCGCCGGTGGGCTCGCGGGCCTGGGTCTGCAGACGGGATTCGGTGGCCGGGCCGGATTGGGTTTGGGCGTAGAGACCGGCGGTCGTGCCGGTTTCGGCGTCGGTGGCGAGGCCGGCTTTGGTGGCGGCGTCGGGCTGTCCGGGGCCGGCGGTCTCGGTGGCCGGGCGGGTCTTGGCGAGGGCGTTGGTTTGCACGCTGGCGGTGGATTTGAGGGGGGCGCTGCAGTGGGTGGCCGCGCCGGGCTCGGCGGCGAAACCGACGCCGGCTTCGGCGGGGGTGCAGCCCTCGGCGGCCGTGCCGGCGGCGGGTTCGGTGCCGCGGGTCAAGCCGGCGGCGGATTCGGGGCCGACGCGGGCGCGGAGGCCGGTGTCGGGTTTGCCGGTGAGGCGGGTGCTGGTTTCGGAGGCCGCAGTGCGGTCGGGGGCGGTTTCGGTGGTGCCTTTGGCGGTGCGGGCCAGGCCGGTGGCCAGGCGGGCGCCGGGTTAGCCGCGCAGAACGTCGGCAACCTCGGTGGCCAGGTGAATCTCGGTGGCCAGGCGGGCGCCGGGTTCGGCGCAGGCGGTCAAGCGGGCGGCGGTTTCGGTGGTGCTTTCGGTGGCGGGGGCCAGGTCGGTGGCCAGGTGAATGTCGGTGGCCAGGCGGGCGCCGGGTTAGCCGCGCAGAACGTCGGGAACCTCGGTGGCCAGGCGAGTCTCGGTGGCCAGGCGGGCGCCGGGTTCGGCGCAGGCGGTCAAGCGGGCGGCGGTTTCGGTGGTGCTCTTGGCGGTGCGGGTCAGGCCGGTGGCCAGGCGAATCTCGGTGGCCAGGTGGGCGGCGGTTTCGGTGGTGCTCTTGGCGGTGCGGGTCAGGCCGGTGGCCAGGCGAATCTCGGTGGCCAGGTGGGCGGCGGTTTCGGTGGTGCTCTTGGCGGTGCGGGCCAGGCCGGTGGCCAGGCGAATCTCGGGGTGGGAGGTAACGCCGCACTGGGTGCCGGCCCGAGCGGTCAAGCGGGGTTGATCGCTAGCGAAGGCGCTGCGCTGAACGGCGCCGCCACTCCTCATGTGGCCGGCCCGCTCGGCGGCATCGGAGTCGGCGGCCAAGGTGGCGCTGCCGCGGCCGGCGGCGCTGGCCTGGGAATTGGTGGTTCACGCGGGACGGCCGCGTTGAGCGGCGAGGGCGGCTTCGGCGGCCACGCAGCCGCTCCCGCGGCGACCCCAGCGGTTGCCGGCGGCGCCGGACTCGGCGGTCACGCTACCGGTGCCGCGGGCGTCGGCGTTGGCGGTGCGGAACTGGGCGGTCATGCCACCGGTGCCGCGGGCGCAGGCGGCGGATTGCCGGGCGGCGCACCCAACGGGGGCATCGCGGCCGGCGGCGCAGCGCACGGCGGCATCATCGGCCAGGACGGCGCCGCGCTCGGGGGTGGCGGTAGCACCGGTGGAGCTGGTGGGATCGCCGGCGGAATCCCGGGTCACGGCCCGGCCGGGCCCGCCGGACACGGACCCACCGGGCAAGGCCCCATCGGCCAGGGGCCGGCCGGAGCGGGGCCGGTCATTCAGGGCGGCGGCGGCGCCGGCGGCTCGGTCGGCGGGCACACGACGACCCCGGGCGCCGGAGGGGGCCACGGCGGCGCGGGCACACCAGTGATCCACGAGCCCGCGCAGCAGGCTCCGGTGCAGCATTCGCCTGCTCCGATCGAGCATTCGCCGGCTCCGGTGCAGCACTCGCCGGCCCCGATCGAACACGCTCCGGTGCAGCACGCGCCCGCGCCGCACAGCCCGTCGGTGTTCGAGGGCACACCCCACGCGCCCGCACCGATGCACGAGCCCGCGCCGCATCCGGCACCGACGCACATCGGCGGCCCGCACGGCTAA
- the iniR gene encoding isoniazid response ATPase/transcriptional regulator IniR — MSAAARSGDVTAIADEVCDALATAAAVPAKVLISGGIGTGKSTALAAARDALRGAGLTVIARPPQPGDPPDAAVVIDDAHLLTEAELLALTPRVTDPRCTVVLAAEPQAQLRDLTVAMERDRPRLSLTPLTVTEDLMRCTAGLPFLVHATVQSTRPAAEAATFALIARLNRLDEPYLDTLLIMSLSQDLGSADIAAALRYSPSDARRLVDRVRAGGLVEPSHSPEFLQQVHGAVAQIVGNAHHRDVESALLHSQLDLSTMSPQLALRLAEHGLQDDRLAALLARQAADARHESSRAARLYRAALDAGGAGLAAPVADALARSGACAAAAALADGLFGSPDAAERAAAVRIAASVATHEGNAGQAAELFGWLGPQPDAVVGAAAAMVFAATGDLAAARDALRPNDSGLPTMAARTARSLAEGLLLTMDRPYPVAIAKLGQAIATAQSAIDFMPDSPAGLVTLAAIHGGDPVRARSVIGRAVRADGDAVFRSRHMLLAGWIKMQDGQLVSAAADVTAAGSVELYRRDALWAAALQTAIARRSGDTGALHKHWYAGIEVLAEYSIDLFALLPLGELWVAAARLRQVERLRHALEQAFTLLDSLGNPALWSTPLHWAGVHAGILANAPELVAPHGQALGAATGVSPLAHALSGAGRTWLRVLANQVDVDEVRAAARALAQVGLTSDATRLAGQAALQTPDGKVSGAMLQLGRDLKGGAAPEDAPAAAPGDESRGATSPAQPPSGSQLSRREREVAELLLLGMPYRDIGAQLFISAKTVEHHVARIRRRLGAGSRSEMLSMIRALLAPND; from the coding sequence ATGAGTGCGGCTGCCCGTTCCGGGGATGTGACGGCAATTGCCGACGAAGTGTGCGATGCCTTGGCCACCGCGGCCGCCGTCCCGGCGAAGGTTCTGATCAGCGGCGGCATCGGCACCGGCAAAAGCACCGCGCTGGCGGCTGCCCGCGACGCGCTGCGCGGCGCCGGGCTGACCGTGATCGCGCGTCCTCCGCAACCCGGCGATCCGCCGGACGCGGCGGTGGTGATCGACGACGCCCATCTGCTCACCGAGGCCGAACTGCTCGCCCTGACCCCACGCGTCACCGACCCGCGCTGCACCGTGGTGCTGGCCGCCGAGCCCCAGGCGCAGCTGCGCGACTTGACCGTGGCGATGGAACGGGACCGACCGCGCCTGTCATTGACACCGCTCACTGTGACCGAGGACCTGATGCGCTGCACCGCGGGACTTCCCTTCCTAGTGCACGCGACCGTGCAAAGCACCCGACCTGCGGCCGAGGCGGCCACTTTCGCGCTGATCGCGCGGTTGAACCGGCTCGACGAACCATACCTGGACACGCTACTGATCATGTCGCTGAGCCAAGACCTCGGCTCCGCGGATATCGCTGCGGCACTTCGATATTCGCCCTCCGATGCGCGCCGATTGGTGGATCGCGTCCGCGCCGGCGGACTCGTCGAACCGTCGCACAGCCCGGAGTTTCTGCAACAGGTACACGGCGCCGTGGCGCAGATCGTCGGCAATGCCCATCACCGCGACGTCGAAAGCGCGCTGCTGCATTCACAACTCGACCTGTCCACGATGTCGCCACAGCTCGCGCTGCGACTGGCCGAACACGGGCTGCAAGATGATCGGCTGGCGGCCCTCCTCGCTCGGCAGGCAGCAGATGCACGACATGAATCATCAAGAGCGGCGAGGTTATACCGGGCGGCACTGGATGCCGGAGGCGCGGGACTGGCCGCGCCCGTGGCCGACGCGCTGGCCCGCAGCGGAGCGTGCGCGGCCGCCGCCGCATTGGCCGACGGTCTGTTCGGCTCGCCCGATGCCGCCGAACGCGCCGCAGCGGTGCGGATCGCGGCCAGCGTCGCGACCCACGAGGGTAACGCCGGGCAGGCGGCAGAACTGTTCGGCTGGCTGGGCCCGCAACCGGACGCCGTCGTCGGTGCGGCTGCCGCGATGGTGTTCGCCGCTACCGGTGATCTAGCCGCCGCGCGTGATGCTCTGCGGCCCAACGATTCCGGGCTGCCGACCATGGCCGCCCGGACCGCACGCAGTCTCGCCGAGGGATTGTTGCTGACCATGGATCGGCCCTACCCGGTAGCGATCGCGAAACTCGGCCAGGCCATCGCGACCGCACAATCCGCCATTGACTTCATGCCTGACAGCCCCGCCGGGCTGGTCACCCTGGCCGCGATACACGGTGGCGATCCGGTCCGCGCCCGCAGCGTGATCGGTCGGGCCGTGCGCGCCGACGGCGACGCGGTGTTCCGGTCTCGGCACATGCTGCTGGCAGGCTGGATCAAAATGCAGGACGGGCAGTTGGTCTCGGCTGCCGCGGACGTCACCGCGGCCGGTTCCGTCGAGCTGTACCGGCGCGACGCACTCTGGGCGGCGGCGCTGCAAACGGCGATCGCTCGTCGCAGCGGGGATACCGGTGCGCTGCACAAGCATTGGTACGCGGGCATCGAAGTGCTCGCCGAGTACTCCATCGATTTGTTCGCCCTGTTGCCGTTGGGCGAGTTGTGGGTGGCAGCCGCCCGCCTGCGTCAGGTCGAACGGCTGCGCCATGCTCTGGAGCAGGCGTTCACTCTGCTGGATTCGCTCGGCAATCCGGCGCTGTGGTCAACGCCGCTGCATTGGGCGGGCGTGCACGCCGGCATCCTCGCCAACGCGCCGGAGCTGGTCGCGCCGCATGGTCAGGCCCTCGGCGCGGCCACTGGAGTCAGCCCACTGGCCCACGCCCTGTCGGGCGCTGGTCGTACCTGGCTGCGGGTCCTGGCCAATCAGGTCGACGTCGACGAGGTCAGGGCGGCGGCCCGGGCGCTCGCGCAGGTCGGCCTGACCTCCGACGCGACCCGGCTGGCCGGGCAGGCGGCGCTGCAGACACCCGACGGCAAGGTATCCGGTGCGATGCTGCAGCTCGGCCGCGACCTCAAGGGCGGTGCCGCACCGGAGGACGCCCCCGCTGCGGCACCGGGCGACGAATCGCGCGGCGCCACTTCGCCGGCGCAGCCGCCGTCGGGTTCCCAGCTGTCGCGGCGCGAACGTGAGGTTGCCGAACTCCTGCTGCTGGGTATGCCGTACCGCGACATCGGCGCGCAACTGTTCATCTCGGCGAAGACGGTCGAGCATCACGTGGCGCGGATCCGTCGCCGGTTGGGTGCCGGGTCACGCTCGGAGATGCTCTCTATGATTCGTGCGTTGCTGGCTCCGAACGACTAA
- a CDS encoding dynamin-like GTPase family protein: protein MTQPNDPRRVGVIVELIDHTIAIAELNDRHDLAERLTRARDRITDPQIRVVIAGQLKQGKSQLLNSLLNLPVARVGDDEATVVITVVSHGDPPSARLIVAAGPHGEPAAVDIPIDDINTDLRRAPHANGREVLRLEIAAPSPLLQGGLAFIDTPGVGGHGQPHLSATLGLLPAADALIMVSDTSQELTEPEMWFLRQAHRICPVAILAATKIDLYPQWRDIVAANTAHLQRAGVPIPVLPVSSLLRSHAVTGNDAELNEESNFPAIVKFLSEKVLSRETDRVRDEVIREIRSAARHLTVSVGSEFAVVNDPGQRDRLAADLERRKRDALDALEQTALWQQVLNDGFTDLSNDVDHDLRARFRTLTEDIERQIDACDPTQHWAEIGADVEEAVATAVGDNFVWAYQRAEQLADDVARSFAAAQLDAVMTPELSARAMGEDFGRLKSLPDLDSKPAGKGQKLVSGLRGSYGGVVMIGMLSSIAGLGLFNPLSVGAGLILGRMAYKEDKENRLLRARAEAKTNVRRFVDDVSFVVGKESRDRLRDVHRTLRDHYRGIANEISRSLNESLQSTIATAHVEEAERENRVRELERQLDILKQVTDNVDKLTPQVTVGRV, encoded by the coding sequence GTGACTCAACCGAATGACCCGCGGCGGGTCGGGGTGATCGTCGAGTTGATCGACCACACCATCGCGATCGCCGAACTCAACGATCGCCATGACCTCGCGGAGCGACTGACCCGCGCCCGCGATCGCATCACCGACCCGCAGATCCGGGTGGTGATCGCCGGGCAGCTCAAACAGGGCAAGAGTCAGTTGCTCAATTCACTGCTCAACCTGCCGGTGGCGCGCGTGGGCGACGACGAGGCCACTGTCGTCATCACAGTTGTCAGCCACGGCGACCCGCCGTCGGCCCGGCTGATCGTCGCCGCGGGACCGCACGGCGAACCCGCCGCGGTGGACATCCCGATCGACGACATCAATACCGACCTGCGGCGTGCGCCGCACGCGAACGGTCGCGAAGTGCTGCGCCTCGAAATCGCCGCGCCCAGCCCGCTGCTGCAAGGTGGCCTGGCGTTCATCGACACACCGGGCGTGGGCGGCCACGGCCAACCGCACCTGTCCGCGACACTGGGGCTGCTGCCCGCCGCGGACGCGCTGATCATGGTCAGCGACACCAGCCAAGAGCTGACCGAACCGGAGATGTGGTTTCTCCGGCAGGCGCACCGCATCTGTCCGGTTGCGATCCTGGCCGCCACCAAAATCGACCTCTACCCGCAGTGGCGCGACATCGTCGCCGCCAACACCGCACACCTGCAACGCGCCGGCGTGCCGATACCGGTCCTGCCGGTCTCGTCGTTGCTGCGCAGCCACGCGGTCACGGGTAACGACGCCGAGCTCAACGAGGAATCCAACTTCCCGGCGATCGTCAAATTTCTCAGCGAGAAGGTGCTCTCCCGTGAGACGGACCGGGTGCGCGACGAAGTCATCCGTGAAATCCGTTCGGCTGCACGGCATTTGACCGTAAGTGTGGGCTCGGAATTCGCCGTCGTCAACGACCCCGGCCAGCGGGACCGGCTCGCCGCGGATTTGGAGCGTCGCAAACGCGACGCGCTCGACGCGCTGGAACAGACCGCGCTGTGGCAACAAGTACTCAACGACGGATTCACCGATCTGAGCAACGATGTCGACCACGACTTGCGGGCCCGTTTCCGCACGCTCACCGAAGACATTGAGCGCCAAATTGATGCCTGCGACCCGACGCAACATTGGGCAGAGATCGGTGCCGACGTGGAAGAAGCCGTCGCCACCGCGGTCGGCGACAACTTCGTGTGGGCCTACCAACGGGCCGAACAGCTGGCTGACGACGTCGCCCGGTCGTTCGCCGCCGCGCAATTGGACGCCGTGATGACACCCGAGCTGAGCGCGCGCGCCATGGGTGAGGACTTCGGCCGGCTCAAGTCGCTGCCCGACCTGGACTCCAAACCGGCCGGCAAGGGCCAGAAATTGGTCAGCGGGCTGCGGGGTTCGTATGGCGGTGTGGTGATGATCGGCATGTTGTCCTCGATAGCCGGGCTGGGCCTGTTCAATCCGTTGTCCGTCGGCGCCGGCCTGATTCTGGGCCGGATGGCGTACAAGGAGGACAAGGAGAACCGGCTGCTGCGGGCGCGCGCCGAGGCCAAGACGAACGTGCGACGGTTCGTCGACGACGTCTCGTTCGTGGTGGGCAAGGAATCGCGCGATCGGCTCAGGGACGTCCACCGCACGCTGCGCGACCACTACCGCGGCATCGCCAACGAGATCTCCCGCTCGCTCAACGAGTCGTTGCAATCCACCATCGCCACTGCGCACGTGGAAGAAGCCGAACGCGAAAACAGGGTTCGTGAACTCGAACGGCAGTTGGATATCTTGAAGCAGGTCACCGACAATGTGGACAAACTGACGCCGCAGGTCACCGTAGGACGGGTGTGA